The Lycium barbarum isolate Lr01 chromosome 9, ASM1917538v2, whole genome shotgun sequence genome has a segment encoding these proteins:
- the LOC132609831 gene encoding auxin-responsive protein SAUR36-like produces MRKMRGFRLGRRLVRVFKLFIHRRRKGKISYKRLGSSNCATKAISKLCNLGNLLKHGVKGVNFRRPGSGYIRVGSDFMDQNQIPKGHLAVYVGKKQDDACRILVPVIYFNHPLFADLLREAEMVYGFNHSGGIQIPCRISEFEHVQSRIAATGGSGSCRWRRSWRHKYW; encoded by the coding sequence atgaggaaaatgagaGGATTTAGGCTTGGAAGGAGATTGGTGAGAGTTTTCAAGTTGTTCATTCATAGGAGAAGAAAGGGAAAAATCAGCTACAAACGTCTGGGATCCTCAAATTGTGCAACAAAAGCAATTTCAAAGCTTTGTAATTTGGGAAATTTGTTGAAGCATGGGGTTAAAGGTGTCAACTTTAGAAGGCCCGGTTCGGGTTATATCCGGGTCGGATCGGATTTTATGGATCAGAACCAAATACCAAAAGGTCATTTGGCTGTGTATGTTGGTAAAAAACAGGATGATGCATGTAGAATTTTAGTGCCTGTGATTTACTTTAATCACCCTTTGTTTGCTGATTTGCTGAGAGAGGCTGAAATGGTTTATGGGTTTAATCACTCGGGTGGGATCCAAATCCCTTGTCGGATATCCGAATTCGAGCACGTTCAATCAAGAATCGCCGCCACGGGTGGCAGTGGGAGTTGCCGCTGGAGGCGGAGCTGGAGGCATAAATACTGGTGA